One window of Marinomonas primoryensis genomic DNA carries:
- the efp gene encoding elongation factor P has translation MANITTSDMRGGTKVMVDGEPCAVLDNEHVKPGKGQAFNRLKLRNLRSGRVWERTFRSGESLEAADVMDTDMEYLYTDGEFWHFMAIDGSFEQHAADENAVSDTKKWLKEQEKYVITLYNGAPLAVTPPNFIELEVKDTDPGVKGDTANGGSKPAYLVTGAMVRVPLFINIGEILRVDTRTGEYVSRATGK, from the coding sequence ATGGCTAATATTACTACCAGCGATATGCGCGGCGGCACTAAAGTCATGGTTGATGGCGAACCATGTGCGGTACTGGACAATGAACACGTTAAACCGGGTAAAGGCCAAGCCTTTAACCGTCTAAAGCTTCGTAACCTTCGTTCTGGTCGAGTTTGGGAGCGTACGTTTAGATCAGGCGAAAGTCTAGAAGCAGCTGATGTAATGGACACCGACATGGAATACTTGTACACCGACGGTGAGTTCTGGCATTTCATGGCGATTGATGGTTCTTTCGAACAACACGCGGCCGATGAAAATGCAGTTTCAGACACAAAAAAATGGCTGAAAGAGCAAGAAAAATACGTCATTACTTTATACAACGGCGCACCATTGGCCGTAACGCCGCCTAACTTCATCGAACTTGAAGTAAAAGACACCGACCCAGGTGTGAAAGGTGATACCGCTAACGGCGGTTCTAAGCCGGCTTATTTGGTTACTGGTGCAATGGTTCGTGTTCCATTGTTCATCAATATTGGTGAAATCCTACGTGTTGACACACGGACAGGCGAATACGTTTCTCGCGCAACGGGCAAGTAA
- the uxaC gene encoding glucuronate isomerase has translation MKEFMGDDFLLTNATACRLYHDYAKDLPIFDYHSHLNAKEIAEDRQFNNLAEAWLHGDHYKWRGMRAAGIDESYITGIKSDYEKFQAWAQTVPKCLGNPLYHWTHLELRRPFGINDIQLSPETAETIWSQCNEKLALPEFSSRGILQQMNVHMVGTTDDPIDSLEHHAMIAKDDSFSVSVLPSWRPDRAFKIENEGFCEYMQVLGNVTNIDIACFEDLLAALTLRLDHFNQHSCCTADHGIEILRYAEVPTLTKLDEILRLAIKQEPLTEQQIAQFGTAVLVWLGQQYSRLGWVMQLHLGALRDNNSRMLAAIGANTGFDSMADTSYAKELSALLDAMDITNELPKTVLYCLNPRDNEMLATMAGNFQGGGIAGKIQFGSGWWFNDQKDGMERQLQQLSQLGLLSQFIGMLTDSRSFLSFTRHEYFRRILCNMLGEWVERGEIPNDDKLLVPMVKDICFYNAKRYFLTGK, from the coding sequence ATGAAAGAGTTTATGGGTGATGACTTCTTATTGACGAATGCAACCGCTTGTCGGTTGTACCATGATTACGCAAAAGACTTACCGATTTTTGATTATCACAGCCATTTAAATGCCAAAGAGATAGCCGAAGATCGACAATTTAACAACCTAGCAGAGGCTTGGTTGCACGGTGACCATTACAAATGGAGGGGAATGCGCGCCGCCGGAATCGATGAGTCATACATTACGGGGATTAAGTCAGATTATGAAAAGTTTCAGGCGTGGGCGCAAACCGTACCAAAATGTCTGGGAAACCCACTGTATCATTGGACACATCTCGAGTTACGTCGCCCCTTTGGTATTAATGACATTCAACTGAGCCCGGAAACCGCAGAGACGATCTGGTCTCAATGCAATGAAAAATTGGCTCTGCCGGAATTTTCCAGTCGTGGCATTTTACAACAGATGAATGTACATATGGTGGGCACCACCGACGATCCCATAGACTCTCTAGAACATCACGCCATGATTGCAAAGGATGACAGCTTTTCTGTGTCCGTGTTGCCAAGTTGGCGACCTGATCGAGCTTTTAAAATAGAAAACGAAGGCTTCTGTGAGTACATGCAAGTGCTGGGTAATGTCACCAACATTGATATAGCTTGCTTTGAGGATTTACTCGCCGCATTAACCTTGCGCCTAGATCACTTTAACCAACATAGTTGCTGTACGGCAGACCACGGTATTGAGATCCTGCGTTATGCTGAAGTTCCCACGCTAACCAAGCTGGATGAAATCTTACGCCTAGCAATAAAGCAGGAACCTTTAACAGAGCAGCAAATCGCTCAGTTTGGCACGGCTGTTTTAGTTTGGTTAGGGCAACAATACTCTCGACTAGGTTGGGTAATGCAACTACACCTAGGGGCTTTAAGGGACAATAATAGCCGTATGCTCGCGGCCATTGGCGCCAATACAGGCTTTGATTCTATGGCAGATACTAGCTACGCAAAGGAATTGTCCGCCTTGTTAGATGCAATGGATATCACCAATGAATTACCCAAAACGGTATTGTATTGCTTGAACCCAAGAGACAATGAAATGCTGGCGACCATGGCGGGGAATTTTCAAGGTGGTGGTATTGCTGGGAAAATCCAATTCGGCTCTGGTTGGTGGTTTAACGATCAAAAAGATGGCATGGAACGACAACTACAACAGCTCTCTCAGCTGGGTTTGCTCAGTCAATTTATTGGTATGCTGACCGATTCTCGCAGCTTCCTTTCTTTTACTCGACATGAGTATTTCAGACGGATTTTATGCAACATGCTTGGTGAATGGGTAGAGCGAGGTGAAATACCTAACGACGATAAATTACTCGTACCAATGGTCAAAGATATTTGTTTTTATAATGCAAAACGCTATTTTCTAACGGGTAAATAA